TGTTTTGGCCCAAAAGCACTGTGCCCAACCTCCATGCAATATTACACAGGTGTGTCAGCCATGAATAATGACTGAGAGAATGAgattgtaaatgtgtgtgtgtgcatgtttgtttgcctgttttttagcaaaatcactcatgaaccactgaatggattttattgaaactgtcaTAGATATTgcatgtatatctacaactaataACCCTTTGGGGGCGTCCCAAATTAAGATAGCTGCCATAGCTTATCAGGCTTAGTAAAgacaaaacagctgtaactcagtcacttttacatttactgagctaaaatttggtgtggtattacCTGAGAGTCCTTCCAAACCCATTCTTCAAGTGCTAACTTATTGTGCAAACTCTTTCTTTGAAACCTTTAGCATGCACGGTGGTGGGTGGCATGCTTTCTTTTAAGAAATTCCTCTATCATTATTATTGCTTAGTTTTCAGttggttattttttcttttccccttcaCCAACTTTTATTAATCACCACATCTGCCTCTGGTTACTAatcatttccttcagtaaatctATGGTCACAGGTTTTCAAATATCCTTTGTCAGATTTTCACCCTTGTAAgggtgtttttaggtttttctcaTTCTCAGTTCCTCTCCGGATTCCTTGGTTTAGTAGTGCTACTTGTTTAGTTGTTAAACAAATCAACCCACCTAGCTCTGAAGgtgtgtctgcatttgggtcttCCTTACCATCATCACACACAAGTCAGCATAATAAAAACTGGCCTTTCATATTTTCTATTGTTCAGTCTgtgaatttgaaataaattttaacttcaaaaaatgacaaaaattgaTATACTTTTTATCACTGTGAACAATGTGTGCTGTCAAAATCTATAACATGTACACAATTGTTAAGAGGATAAAAATAGGATTTTGAAATCGGACCTCGTGATGAACATAGTCTGGAAAATGCTCTCACAGTTACAGTAACACAGTATGTGACTCACTCAATAGCAGGTGTGACGCATCGCAGTGACACTGTAGTTTTTGACTAAACTGACTTTTTGCCTCAGATCTAAATCTTTCGAATGAAACACTGCCTTCTTCACTTCCCTGACAACTAAATCTCTGGCAAAGCAAAATGTTGGAATTCCTTCATTTGAATCATCTTAGAGCAGCATGTAAGACCCCAGaagtcaaaaacacacaaccagTTCTCAAAAAGTGACACACTCACAAATATCTATAGCAGCTGAATCCAGCAAAgatgaaacaaagcagaagttAAAACTTTGGGCTACAGAAACAGTCAGGGTATAATGCTGACCCATTGCTAATGTTTTCTCACTGTGTGTGAGACTGCATTCTCCAGAAAATTAAAACcgatcataataataataataatagtttaaGGAAATCCAGCATTGTCAAGCAAAGCCAGGATAAATCATGTTAGGTAATACTGGATTTAGTTACAGAACCACcccagaatttgtttttttgagttaaACTTGGAGATGTTGAGGCAtagtatctaaaaaaaaacaggtttcctTGTATAGCAGAGGGTCATTTCTAATAGAATTTGTAATAACTTTGAATACTCATGGGCTTGCTGAAATGTCATATGCAAACATTGCTTCAGTGCACTGCTGAAGGCAGATATTTACCTGAAATGCCACCTCACTTTATTAGGCTGACCATACACACACTGGATAATGATATTGAGTTCAttctcacagcagcagcagcctgacaATGAAACTGCTTGATTTAAGTTAGAAaaaaattggagaaaaaaaatctcacagtATGAGCTAAATTACTATATATAGACTACATCATTGTTCTGTTAACAGGTGATGGCCCGCCCATGGGCCCTATTGGCTCAGCTTTGAATACAGCGcctttagatttaaaaaatttcAATATCTGGGCTGGGTGTCAAAACTGCTGTGTAGGCATTCCCCTTTGATTCTTTGACTCTTTTGACCAACTGGGTCAATCTATGGTCgctctagagcaggggtgtccaaagtcggtcctcgaggcccggcatcctgcatgttttagttctctcccTAGTGGTTGTAACAACCCCCTCAGCAAGTCAGTGTTCTGCTTAGGCCTTCTAATGAGCCATCATTTGATCCAGGTGTGTAAAACcagggagaaaactaaaacatgcaggatgccggccctcgaggaccgactttggacacccctgctctagagcCAATAATGTTCACTGAACATCTTGTCGTTTGAAATGACATGTAGTTTTTTGCATACAGATCAGTCATATCAGCTCTCACACTGATTCTGACGCTACAGGCATATAGCCAATCAAATTCCTATTATAGTGGTGACCTGCATGAATGGGTGAGTTCTAAAATGGCTTCAGAAAGTCCACAAGTATACACTGCAACCTGCCAGTATGATTTATACATAAAGTGCAAGAGAAAGTTTTGTGTGGGTTCAAACTAAAAGATggcaaaatgtgtcaaaaagaaaaaaaaaatatatagctgCAAGGTGGTGGAGTTGGTCAGGAGAAGGGCTAGTGAGTTTTCCAACCAGTAAATGTCTGATAAAAGTGAGTGATGGAGTGTCTGTTGACCCAGTGGAATAAGAtttatttcttgaaggaacaGATTCCTATGTCAAGGAAGTGGAACCTTTTATATctagctgctgtttgtttgtttattcattgtttAGATGTAAATACTTTTGAAAAAGTAAGGTAATAAATTGCCATATGTCATCTTATAGCCGGGTTGAGGGGTGTGCGAGATGCTTTGTTGTGCGTTTTCTGACTGTGGGACAATTGTtctgtgaatgaaaacatgttttttttttacacattaagCAGATTTTGTGCATTAAGAGATAGTTTAGACAACTACTAAAGCATAAAAAGTAAGGAAACAGGtcttaatcttttgttttttcatttttttctttttttggtttaccATGCATGTAGGGGGAGGGACTTCATTCTTTCAGTCAAACTGCCATATGAGGCACAAACTGAATGAAGTTGTTATGTAAATACATTCTGCGCATTGTTCCATGGAACTTGTTATgactctttttttgtaatttagatGAGTGTTTCATTGTTTCTTATGCATCACCTACTGCATGTCTATCATGCTGACAGTGAATCTGGATATAGAACTTGATTCCTCCAGATATCACCTTTCATTATAGCCCTGACTGATAACTGTACGTTTAAGCATTTAGGAGTTACAGCCTTTTGATGTTGGGATCCATGTAAAGACTGAAAGTAAATACTTTGAATAACACCTGAACAAACCCCTAGAAAACCATGTCCataatattcattttttgtgcTATTGTTATCAAAATTGAAttgtaaaaatgtatgaatGATTCTATAGCTTCATTAGATCTTCTAGTCCATACCTCCACCTCCATCCCTTCATGTGcagctgcttaaaaaaaataaaaaaaatccaggcaAGCAAAAAACACTTGCTCTCAGAAACACAAGAAGTTACACTTACAGTCTGTCATGgactggggtgaaggaggcgaaccctgagcgcagactcatgttgataaaaaaaaaactaatttatttagaaataaaaggcaaacccaaaacaaaggatgacgtggcagcaaaacctagactaaatacaaaaaaacattaactaactaaactaaactaaacctgaacagacctgagactaaagacgaaccactgggagacaagaaggcacgagcaaacagaacatcagggagacaagagtatgacaatgaaccagcagcgaagtagagaatgtgaccgggNNNNNNNNNNNNNNNNNNNNNNNNNNNNNNNNNNNNNNNNNNNNNNNNNNNNNNNNNNNNNNNNNNNNNNNNNNNNNNNNNNNNNNNNNNNNNNNNNNNNNNNNNNNNNNNNNNNNNNNNNNNNNNNNNNNNNNNNNNNNNNNNNNNNNNNNNNNNNNNNNNNNNNNNNNNNNNNNNNNNNNNNNNNNNNNNNNNNNNNNNNNNNNNNNNNNNNNNNNNNNNNNNNNNNNNNNNNNNNNNNNNNNNNNNNNNNNNNNNNNNNNNNNNNNNNNNNNNNNNNNNNNNNNNNNNNNNNNNNNNNNNNNNNNNNNNNNNNNNNNNNNNNNNNNNNNNNNNNNNNNNNNNNNNNNNNNNNNNNNNNNNNNNNNNNNNNNNNNNNNNNNNNNNNNNNNNNNNNNNNNNNNNNNNNNNNNNNNNNNNNNNNNNNNNNNNNNNNNNNNNNNNNNNNNNNNNNNNNNNNNNNNNNNNNNNNNNNNNNNNNNNNNNNNNNNNNNNNNNNNNNNNNNNNgggggacggcccgggcgccgtcctcggaggggcaacagtcttgggggacggcccgggcgccgtcctcggaggggcaacagtcttgggggacggcccgggcgcTGTCCTCGGAGGGGCAACAGTCTTGGGGGatggcccgggcgccgtcctcggaggggcaacagtcttgggggacggcccgggcgccgtcctcagAGGGGCAAGAGTTCAGGGGGCTGGATCAGGTGTCGACCGGGCAGGCGAGAGCGGAGCAGAGAGGAGCGAGGCGTCCTGCCAGACCCTCCTGTAGTGCCAGGAGCAGGGCAGTCTAACAGCCCCAAGGGTCCTAGGGGCCAACACCCCAGAGGGCATGATGATCCTGGAGGCTGCAAGGCGTGGTACCCGGGAGGTTCCAGAGAGGCGTCGCCGTccgcgaccccctcggagactggCTGAGAGGCGTCGACGTccgcgaccccctcggagactggCTTAGAGGCGTCGCCGTCCGCAACCCCCTCGGAGACTGGCTGAGAGGCTTCGCCGTCCGCAACCCCCTCGGAGACACAGGGAGGTGGGGCGTCGTTGTCCCGGCCGACCCCCACGGGGACACAGGGGGAACCCACCGGAGAAGCAGTGGTGGCGTTGCGCTGCTGACCCACCAAAGAAGCGTTGGCCGACTTGGCAGATCTTGCTctgggctctgcagagggcgcagagagctccgggggctctgcagagggcgcagagagcTCCGGGGGttctgcagagggcgcaggggGCACTGGGGGCTCTGCAGGCAACACTGGAGGCTCGGAAGGTGGCGACTTTCTCCGGTGACGCCGTCTGcgaggagctggagctgctgggggCACTGGGGATGCGGTGAGCAGCACAGGAGAGTCTGATGGTGGAACGGGAGACACAGCAGCCATGGAGCGTGCCGCTGCCACCGGAGACCAGGAAATGCAGCCCCAGGTGTAATCCCTCCTGGCCCCATTGAGGATCTCATCCATCCCCGGGGACGTTTCGAGCCCCGGGTTGCGAAGTGATTCCCTCAGGAGGGCCTGGGCTGCCAAAAAACGCTCCCGTTGGTCCAGGGAGGTGGTCTCCACATCGCAGTATCTCCTCACTGCGATGTGAAGCCGGAGGAAATCCTCGTCAGAGAggtcagaaagagaaaaaaaaaacctgagtccgctgggttctggtctggctggttcattctgtcatggactggggtgaaggagccgaaccctgagcgcagactcatgttgataaaaaaactaatttatttagaaataaaaggcaaacccaaaacaaaggatgacgtggcagcaaaacctagactaaatacaaaaaaacattaactaactaaactaaactaaacctgaacagacctgagactaaaGACGAACCACTGGGAGACAAGAAGGCACGGgcaaacagaacatcagggagacaagagtatgacaatgaaccagcagagaagtagagaatgtgaccgggtattaaaggcagagggtgattagtggaagtgggcacaggtgagatgattatggagctagaggcaggtgtagatgggtgagaaaagggaagagagagagtgtgactgaggagaagtgaatggtggctgaggcacagggaagagacaactaaataacaaacaataaactcgaactgaaatatgaagacagaacataatacaaaaaccttacatCCTAACATAGTCTGCATAAACAAATGACCCTCAAGCCTGTGTCTCAATCATCTGTGACTGTTGTTGACTAGTTTGAATTCTGTTCCAATTTGTTGCAAGAAGTCGCAACAGAACTGACATTAGACTTGCGTAAAACTGATGACATACTGGCCATGATTTTCATGATGTTGTTAGACCTATCTCTCCCAGATTGATATGAACTCTAAAGTGGCACCAAATGCACCTTCTTCTTCTACTCTCAAGTCGATTTTATACAGAAAATTGTCCTAGGCACACATTGTCTACTtgacaaatctgtttttttttcttttgccaggCTTCTATCAACATAAAACTCAGTGCCAAGACTTTATGCTCATTATAGTAATGTATTTTCCTAAGGGATAAGGTATGGCACCCTAGTAAAATTTTTAGCTATATTTTACCTTAACTCTTCTTAGCTACACCTGATACAGCTGAAAACAATCacttcttttattaaacaacaacaagaacaacaagaaaaattaGGTTTAAATGAGAGGTTCCTAGGACAGGCTGTTGTCTGAAAGACTGTCcaatcagttttaaactgaagcctttattctttatttacctcactcttcctcttcttctctatTGTAACGTCCTCCtcattttttcttccatttgatGCACTTTTATCTTCTCTTCCACTTCTGTCAAGGTTTTCATTGGCTGTCTCGTGAGTCATTTTTAGTGAAAGTTAACCTGAGAGTTTAAAATCAGAGGAAACCTTATAACTCTGACTATGATTCTACATGATAGATGCTCAAAAGgttaatctgaaaaaaaagctttcaacTCAGGGAGTTATATAAAAACGGCACTGATGGATAGTGACTTAACaacaatttattgttttctcttgCTCTTTTAagctcttattttgttttttgtcttttcctgtcAGATCTATATTCTGTGCGCAACAGTCTGACTGAAATGATAAACACGATCTATTTGTCTGAGAGGCTAAACAAACTAGCCAACATGTTCATATTTACCttgaaaatttaattttataaagaGCAGCTTGATAGTGCCTCAACATTTAACTTAAATGTTATCATGGGGTTTAACAGCAGCTCTGCAAATGTCAAAAACTCTGAGCCTGAGGTTCTGATGTTACTTATCACTGCTGCTTTCCTATAGGTCATGAATATTTCCGCAAGCCAATCACAATGGTCCAAGAGCCTGAAGGATCAGATGGTCTCTGtcaagtttaaactttttttttttctgttaaaaaagttttgatAAGTTAGTCATTCCCTAGTGTTTTGGATGTATGATAAGTAGTAATCACAATTaccaaagaaaaaaggcaaaaagaaaacatcgaCCAAGTCAATCAAAACAGCCAGaatgcaaagagaaaaatgtttatttataattccACCAACTCATGCGACCACTTCATGCCCTAAAGTTGACATTTCAGACATACAGGATATGAAATGGTTATCATTTTGCACATATGTTCTTACAGTGCATGAATTATTTCAGGCACCAGATCCCCACAACCCTGCACATTATCAAGCTTAAAGCTCTTTAATACCCCCCACCCACATATGCCTAAAATGCCCAAGTTAAATTAAATGCTTTTCTTGAACTCTTTGGAGTACATACAGAAGCTTAATTTCTCTGTAAATGCAACATGCTTTAACCTCTAAATTATTGTAACTATAACTAGTATGTAGTTATTAAAGTTGAAATGCacagaaatcaaacaatttttttcttgccttgatttttataattatttatatgTTGCTGCACACAACCATTTTGAGCAGGTGGTATTTAAATTGAAACCCTAACAGAATCTATGAGGCTCTGTATTCAAATCCAAGTCAGTAGGGTCCGCAGTTGGGCTGCCACCAGTTAACAGAGCAATGATGCAGTGCGTAAAATACGTGTTCCACACCCATGTCAATGCAGGTGGATCCTGCTTgtataaataaagagaaagcacAATCCAGCCTGTGTGttttaagataaacaaaatgaattgtCAAGTTATTAAGGAGCTTCATGCAGAATTTGAATAGGACTACATTTTAATATTCTCTTCTCCTTGAGATGTGAGGTTATtcagaaaaacatccaaagcTACACCTTTATATGCCATGATCTAACCATGCCAATACTActactacaacaacaacaattacaactactactactactactactactactaataataataataataataataataagactAAAACCAGATCTATCTGCTTGTCGACATTTGaaaatgtactccagtagattaaatcatcaaTGCTGGgacagctgccaaggtgggtatgaAGAGGCTTGTGACAGACAAATTCCATCTATATTAAAAGAGTATGGTGGACCTGGTGACTGAAGCTGCAAAAGAATAATttagcaaaaatacaaattcacTTGGAGTTGACTGCGATAAAATGAGAgttataaaaatcaaaaacctaaaaataaaaagatatagtaagagacaaaaaatttaaataatttatgcaAACAACATAAATCATGTGAAAACAGAATCTGATCAAGGAGGTAATATGAGCcttgtaaaacataaagaaaatattgGACCATATAATTGTTTGAAGGTCGATCCCTTTAAGTGGAAAGATGACAAGCCATCCTCCCACTTTCTGAATCAGGCACAATTACAGTATGTTTCAGGGACATCACTATCATGCtggtctttctgtttttttttttgttttatgcttcataattacaaataaataaatgctgccaAATAACTAATTTGTTGGCCATTTCAgtgcttgtatttttttcattaaatttaaaactgatttgagAGAGTAAAATGGAAAGTTAAATCTGAGGCTTACAAAGCTTCAGACTCAATTACTTCAGCTGGTTTCCTGTCAGACATCTAGACATGAagaaaattttctgtttttgacccTCCTGGACCCAATGTGTGGCCACAATTTCAGTTTGCCCGAACTGCTGAGCTCCAACCCTGCtgctctctccctccctcctgctcccactttttttttttctttcacttgctTCCTATTTGTTATGAGCTGGTAATGAGAACAGGCCAGAGAGATATTGTTCGGTTTATCTCCTTCAGCCCAAGTCCTGTTGGTATCATGTACAGAAACCTTACCATCACCCAGAACTTTTTTGTCAGAGACtttcttttattagatttattatACCATGTAGCTGCTGAGGCAACAGCAGgctatttacaacaaaactgaacatgaacagcagcagaaatagAGATTTTTGTGGAGGAAACCAAATTATGCTGTGGATTAGGTAATGCATTTCATCACCACCTTGACACACAACTTGTGGCAGGCCCATTCCTTATCTTTACTTTAGAGAAACAATACAGATAGAAAATTGTAGGAcggagcaaaaataaaaatggaactGTAGTTGTAGTGACCACAGGCCCTGCCACTTAGAACAAACTATAAAGGGAAGAGATGGAAGATTTGGTAAGgttaaagtgaaagaaaaatgtcaaattgcTTTACCTGtcaggtgtattttttttcacaaaggcTGACCTCTTCAAGGTCACATGAGTATTCAGCTCAActtttaacaacataaaaaaagattccacttaaaatctgaaaactcATACTAAATGCAAAGGAATGATGTAGTGGTTTAAACCCAAATATTCCACCCCAATCTAATAATTGGTTTAGGTTCATAACATTACTGTCGTCTGTGGGtttgtcacaaaacaaaacacgttTTTTTCTCTGCTACTCAGTAATGTTACAGTTATTCTTACACACTTCTACACTTGTCTACTTTAATCACCTTTCTCATAGACATGAATAAACACTATAATTTGCTTGAATCACAAAGGCTTCTCTCAGTGTATAATAGTTTTCTGACCCCTTTGctctttccttcctttctgcAGGGATCTCAATGCCAATTCCTGTGCTGGGACTCAGAGACCACTCCAAGGTCTTTAAAGATGGCATTTGTCTACTGACAGATGCTAACTTTGTGCTGGTGGGCTCCTTTGTTGCATTCTTTGTCCCCCTAACCATCATGATCGTCACCTACTTCCTCACCATCAATGCCCTGCAGAATGAAGCCACACTCTGCTTGGACCAACTGGTTCCACGGCCCAAATGGAGCACCACATTCACCCTGAGCTTCTTATCGCAAACCTCTGTTTCCTCTGAAAAACTTTTCAGACGCTCCATAAGTCGAGAAGTTGGTGGCAGAGGAAGCAGTAGTGGACTTGGTGGGGCCCATGGTAGTGTCTCTGGTCCCTTGTTTGGGCGACGTACCATGCAGTCCATCAGCAATGAGCAGAAGGCATCTAAGGTGCTTGGGGtggtgttttttctctttgtggtCATGTGGTGTCCGTTTTTTATCACCAATGTGCTGGTGGTGGTGTGTCACCGAGCGCTGTGTAATCCAGAGGTCATGGGAGATCTGCTAAACATTTTTGTCTGGGTTGGGTACTTATCCTCTGCTGTTAATCCACTGGTCTACacactgtttaataaaacatatcGCACAGCTTTCCTGCGCTACATACGCTGCCAGTATCAGCCAGAGAAGAAACCTCTTCAACTCATACTGGTAAACACCATCCCACCTCTGGCCTACAACTCTACACAGCTACCCCTGAGTGATGTTGAGAAGTTACAAAATGGAACAGCACACTATAATAGGGAGAGAAAGGAATTCTACTTACCTGCAAAGGAAACAGAGCAGTGTAGAAAGGGCAATAGCTTCAGAGACAAAGATGAGAGCAGTGTGTAAAAAACTGATAGAAAACCCTGCTTAAAGGTAAATCAGGTACAATCCTGGAACAGCTGAAACCTACATAGTATCTATATGGTCATACACTCTTTGGAGTGAAAGGTTTTATATTTAGGGTTAATGTACCAAAGAGAAAGTCCCTACCAATGCAGATTTTAGAGACACTGAGGTTGTAAGTTACTCTATCCATTAAGTACATTGAACTCAAGCCTTTGCATATTAAAAACTCCAACTAACTACAGTTGCATTTTTACCTGTCAAATTCTTCCAGCTGCAGATTTGACTTGTCAACAAGTAGCTGAATAAAGCATTTCATTGCATCACTTTCCAGTTTACCTAGCAATAATGAAAATTGATTCTTCTTTCCTGAATTGAAATCAAAATTTGTGATCCAACTTTGTAAATCATCCTGCCCCCAAAATCTTGACAAACATGCTTTCATATGATTTTAGACTTGGAATTAAAATCAAGAGGCAACCAAAGAAACAGACTGTGTAAAAGataagacaaacatttttggcgcaacctcactttaaaagtgacagaaataactttttgtatGATAAAGACTCCTTATacaaaacagaatacaaaactGATAAATTATTCCTTTAATGTTTTCCCCTTAAATGCTGTGAACCCCCAAACTCTTTCATTCTGCCAGCTGCTCGGCACCCTATCTTCCATCTTATTGCACCTGTGAGTGGATCAGTGGGGATTAATGTGGTTTTAATCCCACTTTATCAAACAAAGGTGTCAGGAAGAGACAGCCTGCCATTCCTTCATTTGAAACACTCAGAGGTCGCATCAAGCTGCCAAAAAGGGAAGATAAATctatttcttcctgttttgttgaaaGTATGACATATATGACTAAGGTTTATAAGATTATATTTTCAAGAGAGTCAATAAATATTGTAGCTGAAACAGTTTGAAAACTGTAAAGAGATTTTattggcaggaaaaaaaaaggatttaaatgttattgtaTTCTTTGTAAAAGTCATTT
This genomic stretch from Kryptolebias marmoratus isolate JLee-2015 linkage group LG6, ASM164957v2, whole genome shotgun sequence harbors:
- the htr2aa gene encoding 5-hydroxytryptamine receptor 2A — protein: MTQRGRNMSELIFSTVRTVTTLESNPRPSPGPDNATNFGCHRNNVAHSGINTQQVNFSHFNSAGHPGSYCPRFESPVEKNWPALLILVVIAITVMGNILVILAVSLEKKLQNATNYFLMSLAVADMLLGILVMPVSMVTILYDYKWPLPSDLCPIWIYLDVLFSTASIMHLCAISLDRYIAIRNPIHHSRFNSHTKARMKIMAVWTISMGISMPIPVLGLRDHSKVFKDGICLLTDANFVLVGSFVAFFVPLTIMIVTYFLTINALQNEATLCLDQLVPRPKWSTTFTLSFLSQTSVSSEKLFRRSISREVGGRGSSSGLGGAHGSVSGPLFGRRTMQSISNEQKASKVLGVVFFLFVVMWCPFFITNVLVVVCHRALCNPEVMGDLLNIFVWVGYLSSAVNPLVYTLFNKTYRTAFLRYIRCQYQPEKKPLQLILVNTIPPLAYNSTQLPLSDVEKLQNGTAHYNRERKEFYLPAKETEQCRKGNSFRDKDESSV